The nucleotide sequence GCGCTTCTGCAAACGACGCTTGAAGTTCGATGTTTTGCACTTTTGGCTTAATTTGAAAAGAGTGACGTTTTATGCAGTAATCAGAAACTGATTAGAAGGACACAGATGCTATTTacatttgcagacaaaaagtCCTGCATCGTTTCATCTTGCTATTTGTAAGAAAAGGCTCTGCTATTTTAATAAAGTtagtgaaaaatgtgtttaattttgTATGAAGTGTACGGATATTTAATGTTTAACAAAATAACAGGTAGAAAAATTcccaaatttaaataattttaagaaaatcgAGTTTAGATTGGCTAAATCAAACAATTATGGTCTctattataaaatataaaataaaggcatttttaaaacgtcctttttcttttcagaatcATAAAGTCTGATTGATAAAATGTCTTTAGACATTAAACATAATCTCTTGTCCTTCATCTGATTGGACATTACCATGCATGAATTGTTGACGTCACTTGGACCAGACGCatcacaaaacatgttttttttaacagatgcgtttgcaaaaaaaaaaaaaaaaagaaagaaaaaaaaaacagcgttGGTTTAGGCGTGGGTTGTCACAAgccatatttaaatgttttgcttttttgcctGACACACATCaacatgtctgaaaatatttaacaaaacaacaactgctCTGTTGGAGTTTTTCATTACTAATGTTTTGTAAATGTAGTGATTCatatttaaatgttgttgtaaaaaaacatgCGTTTTTCCATGTGGACAAACGTAGCTActattttaggatgagactgggttgggtgttttggtttcatttttaaaagacccACAAGACGgattttgttaaaaattgtacattttacAGAACTCTGTCAATAAAGGAAGTAATTTGTCAGCAAAGTAAACaaccaacatttattttttctcatacACCACTGATAGAAGTGTGATCtacatttcctttaaaataatttaaatttagtggaattgaaatgaatttaatttaaatggaATTCCTTCTGGAATTGAGGAGAATCTTGAAGTCTAATTAAAGCATTTCCAAttggaaaatatttgttttcttactTCTGTGTTGGCTTTCTCTTATTTTCAGTAGGTTGTCCTTGACTCATAcagccttttattttaattcatttcataATCCTGGCCAGGTTTGCTGGCGCGTATAACTCAAATATCTCAGAAAAGCATAATGTAACAATCTGATACCCCTATCTCAATTGAGAGAATCCCTGCAGCAATGGATGACATGTCTTCTCATGTCATAATCAAGTTTCTAAAACTTCATTCACACAGCAACAGAATTTGACATAAATCATAAAAATCCTGTGTCAGAACAAAGCTGTAATGCCTGTAATTCctttttatcagtttttatcACTCTACACTGAAAATCCATATGGTTTCCAGGTGTTACAAAATACTGCGGCTAAAGTTTTGTTACAACCAGAATAAACATATAAGGTTTAgcctaaaaaggtttttaaaaagcagcttttaaaaaaatcatattttaagACCTGAAAGCATATTTTTAACTCACACTTGAATGAGGTTCCTTGAACTTTCCAAAGTAGAATTAGTGGGAGAGCATAGCAGAGTTTAACAAGATCATCACAGGAAGCAGACATCTTCTTTAGCTAGGTGTAGACCAAACGTTCTATATTGTAtatgagcttttatttttggcattttGGGACTTTGAGTTATTGCGCTTCCTTATTAGTAACATCTTTTACTAAAAATCATTAATCTAGTCAACCAAGGTACTCCTTCCatgcatgaaaaacaaatgtttttaaaataaatttagaaaaaagtgaACAAACGTGCCTTTTAATGCCCCTCAAAACTATGGATAGAATGGAAAAGTCTAGAAAAATCCTTTATTGAACAGCACATGCTCTTTGAATGGCCgaaaaggtgctatacaaataaacattttgccAGTGTTTTTGTTAAAGGCATTCTAATTAAGTATGGACGTAAGTTAGTTTTTCTCAGGATAAGTTCTAAATATTCCTAATGTGCCACTTTACACATTAATGTATGTTTCAGAAAATGGCAAGTACTTGCACATTAAAGTTGCTTTTGCCCCAAGTggctcatcatttatcagcaccACGGACAGAGATGAAAACCTCAGTCACAAAACTCAATACTGGTACAGTGAGGATCATGACTTTTTTCCTCACCTGCTCCTACTGACTAACCCTGAATGATAAAGGgatcttttttgattttgtccagCCTGTCATACTAGTTTCTTTCTGATGGAGGCATCTTTGTTAACCTTTCAAATCAGAATTTTAGAGCGTTTGAAACAAAATGGCAAATACCAAAAACTAAGTGTATTCATACCGGACACATTTCggttaaagtgaaccagagtttgtttcccccaatAATCCAGAAAAGAAtttctgaatacacccaagcagaccctggtTCGGAACCAGCAACCGGTCTCAGACCAGTCTCTTAcggtggtctcggttcgtttaGGACTGAGCTCCAGTTTGCTCTGAGTTTTCTCAGTTTTAATAGGCTCCAATCTCTAaatggaacaactggaccaaacgACCACCATAGCTGGGCATTGCATGATGTAAACAGAGAAACACGGAGAAACATGGagcaacaatgagacacagcaactcattaaaATATGGTGGGATGAATGCAAGCTCCTcgaaacaacttttaacgtgatacacGTTGGTTTTCACAGTGTTTTCCAGACAATCTAGATATGAGTCCGGATCTCTTCTGACGGCTCACCCATACACTTCTGCTTCAATGCCAACGAAAAATTTTCATCAATCGATCCCACAATTGTGCAAGAAACTTGTAGAGTTATTCAACTACTCCTATCATACAGTTTCCCCTCCACAAAATCTCAAAAATCTGATCTAATTGTCAAGTTTCTGCAACAGAAGACTTTGTTCAGCCACTCGATATTTCTTGGCTTAGTTACAACTGTGATCTCAAAACAGCCACTTTGATTCAAAGTAGTGATGCACAAATAAGCTAAAATGACACCACCAATCAAATCTCTGCACTGTCTTTCAGTGCTAATACCAAATTCTAAGACCTAAAGATGTGggaatagtaaaaaaaatgttttgggttgatacaaaaaaaatgtctttttaaaggTACAAGTACAAGCCTCTATACtgtaaaatatagttttttttacatgtttcttttttttaacctttattgaAAGGTTTTCCTGTGTACaggtaaaataaatcattattgTTGTTCAAATGAAATCTTATTATTTTAGTAACACACTTTAACAAACCACAATATTAAACACTAATTTACACCATATTATCAATAAATAAGACAGCAACAAAGCAAATGACGTGCTTGCTGTTTTGGTTGTCAAAAagctcaaattttaaaaaattaaacttcaaaattttaatttttacttttctttttacttttttgcagtcttttggccatttttttaaatctaaaataccTAGATTAGCTATTGAGTTACATTTTTTCACAACTTTTGTGTTCCAcataattattattgttatatcTGTTATTTGAACTGTTTATTAAACAATACTGACGAATATATCTGTCAAATTTAAGTCAAGTTATTCCTCAAAGTTGTCTGAAAGCCAGAAGTGGGCAGACACCTCGGAGATCTGCATTCAGACGCTTGCGTGCCATACGGAAAATGGTGGCGTGGATTCTGGCGTGGGATGCCAGACATCCTTTCGTCACAATTTGATGCGTTAGGGAAAGTCTGGAAGCTTCTATGTGTGAACACCCGACTTTCGCGTCCGCTTATAACTCAATACACCGACTCTGTCTCTGTGGCTTGTGTCAGCTTCATATTGATCTTTGTATTACATAAATCTAGCTTTTTTATATTGCTCCTTTATGTTTTAAGTCTACAACTGCCTTCAATCCAATTAATTTATAGTTTCGACTcataaaatgtctctttttttctccttggaCTGACTGTTGAGCATCTTATGGTAATTTTCAGTTTAGAGGATCGTCATTTCAGATGCACAGATGGAAACTTGCGCTGAAACCAAAACTAAACGTTAATGTGAGGCCTCAgttgagattttctttttaatctggaAGCTCTTGTTCCCAGGCAGGACATGATGGCAGTTATTTGGGGCCCCACGGGGCAGGGCGCGTGCAAACAGAAAGCAGGGTTGAAAGGCCCCCCAACTGTAGCGGTGCATCATGCATGTGTTCGAGGCAGTAACATtatccttttcaaaacatgaacttttttaGAGGACGAGTAGCCTTTATGAAACAGCtcagaaggagggggggggggggggggctcctgcGGTTTGTTCTTCAATGACGCAATTAGATGCGCCATGTGTGCGCAAATTCTGTTCGTAAAACTgacagtttaaacaaaagaagcTCAATTTGAAACGTTGATTAAAGTTTGACaaaattatttatgtattttaacaCATACATATAATGTTATCTTCCTCTCAGACTGAATGATTGCGCCTTAATATGCTGTTACCCAGAACTCCcccttctaaaaaaacaaagttaaatatAAGTTGGAGGCTCGGAGAAAGTTAAACTGCTGAGTGGTGATGGGAGTAGTGCATAGACGATAAAAACAAgggtttttacagtctatggaGTATCGTTGGTGGGAGAGAGGGGTTTGGTTGTGTGGTGTCCGTAGAGACTGCGGAggtgaagggggaggggggtcccATCTGTTGCGAACGTTGTGGCGCGTGCCGAACGCGTGAGTTTCAACATCGAGGTGCGCTTCTTTTGGGGGGGAcctgcaaaacatacaaaatcTTAGCATCGCATGCATGATATATAAAGatcaatgaaacaaacaaaaatacgaCATGCAAATTACATTTGTGTGGATCTGATGAGTTTGCAGAATTGAACACAAAGAATGATTTCACAGATTCTGAAACGATTTCAGATCAAGAAATAAAATGAGTGCATTCTGATTATTAATAGCCTATTGaaatatttatgtaaaatttGCAGTTTGTGCTGTTTCTTTGTATAAttaccttttaaaaatataacttttaaGTATGGAGGATCCTGCACTTGCAGGTAAATGTCATACGAATGCCACGGAGGTTTTAAGTAGATGTTAATCCAAACGTAGCGTGGCTTGGGTGTCTGATTTATTCATAGATTTTTGTTGTCAGCTCAGATTTACTCATTtggattttttcctttttctcattGAAAGGTGAGTAGCTCCATGGTTCAAATCAAATACTAAAACCAATAATTAAACCATAAAAGAGTTCATGCAGACTTTCTCAATGCAACTTTCTCTTCAAAATGTAACTTGCagttccaatcatcttttaagaTTCTGGAGTTAACAATGAATCGTTTCATCTTCTGTTTAACAacagtttactttaaaaagaaaaagaaaaaaatccatcatcAAACCATGAAATGTATTCTCAAAAAGGGAAACGTGTGAAAATATCCTCTTTAATTGAAAATATTAGAAACAGAAGCTACACCAGAGCggttacccccctccccctcttttGTCCTGCATGTGTAAATTAATCTTGGCTGAACGTCAACGCTTCAATTTTGAACGCGAAAAAGCACATGATCACAAAACTTCGCATTCTAGTTTACAGACACATCGTGGCGGACAGATGGTCAAGACTGAAGCTCTGTCTTCCCAAGGGCATTGCCCCCCCCGTGTCCATTCTCTTGCAGTGGCTTGTGTTCCCTCCCCTCTGACGCCCCCGGGCCATATAAATAGGAAGCCCGTCGGCTTTGCAGCAGAATTGAGCTCAGCCGCTCTAATAGCGAACATCCCACTCAAacgcataaaaaaaacaacagcatgaGTCCCAGTATCAGCGCCGAGGCCAGCCAGCCTCTTCTTGCACggtccactgtggcccagaggAAACAGGCGAACGAACTCAGGAAGgtaaggaaaacaaacaaatgcagcGCTGCTTTGCGCCAACTGGATTTGTTTTCCACTTGACGTTCCTCGCAGCCAAATGACGCATTTCATGCGCTTTTTGCAGACTTTGAAACCGTTGCTGGAGAAGAGAAGACGCGCTCGCATCAACGACAGTCTGAACCACCTGAAGAGTCTGATCCTGCCGCTTGTCGGGAAAGACAACGCACGGTACTCCAAGCTGGAAAAGGCTGATATTTTGGAAATGACAGTGCGCTTCCTAAGAGACCTTCCGTCTTCCCCAGTCAAAGGTGAGCGTCATTTGTAAACCCACACAGACTTTTCAAACTATTATTATCAAGTTTATTGTCTAAAGGTCATCCAAATAAAACTCTCTCCCATTTCTCTCCAGACTCAGCAGAAAGCTACAGAGAAGGTTACAAAGCCTGCCTCCATCGCGTCTCCGCGCTGCTTCCTAAAACAAGCCTGGATGAGGACGCGTGCCAAAAAGTGCAGGATTTCATCAAGCAATCCATGACCGCCAACGTCATGCCAACCTGCCTGAACTGCTGCGCGCAGAGCTCCAGGGCATTCCCACAGATCCACCAGAGACTCCAGAGCCTCAAATCCAACTTCAGCTCCAGACTGGACAGCCAGTCCCGCAGCAACGGAGCCGCAACACCCAACAGAGCGCAGCAGTCTGGCGCGCAGCCGGTCAGCGCTGCCATGTGGAGACCTTGGTAGACTGAAGGAACTTTTAGCTTCcgtttatttaatattt is from Oryzias latipes chromosome 7, ASM223467v1 and encodes:
- the hes2 gene encoding transcription factor HES-2, yielding MSPSISAEASQPLLARSTVAQRKQANELRKTLKPLLEKRRRARINDSLNHLKSLILPLVGKDNARYSKLEKADILEMTVRFLRDLPSSPVKDSAESYREGYKACLHRVSALLPKTSLDEDACQKVQDFIKQSMTANVMPTCLNCCAQSSRAFPQIHQRLQSLKSNFSSRLDSQSRSNGAATPNRAQQSGAQPVSAAMWRPW